Genomic segment of Paraburkholderia agricolaris:
GTACGTGTTCGAACCGTCGCCCGCCTGTAGCCAGAAGGAACTATGCCAGCCGGGAGTGGAATTGATTTGCGCGGAGGTTTCGTAGTAGCCGTAGCGGAAAGCCTGCTTGCTGACAATGCCACCACCGGTGTAATGCTGAGTGGTCGTCCCATTTGACGTTTGCACGTTAGGGGTGGCTTGCTTGAGAAGTGTAATGATCAGACCGTTGTTCACGCTGACATTCGCCGGCGTCTGCACGCTCTTCATGTGTGGCTTCCACTGATCGGTGCGGTAGTTCCACTTTGTTGTGTCGAGGGCCGTGCCGCTGAAGTTGTCGGTGAACACAGGATTGGCGGCGACGTCAGCAGTCCACCCGTTGGTTCCCACCGGCGGCCCCGAGGCCTCGGCGATCGGAACGACCAGGCTCAGAAGGCCCGCAGCGGTGATAGCCAGGGCGGCAGGGTGAATCAAGGGGATCGATATCAATGGCGCGCGCAGGCGCGAAACCTTCTGTCTCATGGTGTTCCTGTCTGATGAGTTTTATATGTTAGTTCCGTTAATTGGAACTAAGCGAAGATTACCCCCGGAATGTCCCTGCACGGTATTGGGGTTAATGCCGAAAAATCCCATTCATCAGAAAAATTAACATCCTTGTTGTCCGTTTAATGGGATTTCGACGATGGTCTCGCGGACCGCCGCTGCATGCTTGGCACCGGTCGAGCACAGGGGAAGTTGTGGAACGCGTGCCGGTACGGCGGGCGCGTTGTGGGCGATCGGGAGGATGATTGAAGGACAGATGGGCAGGCGTTCGGCAAACGTGTCGCACCCAAAGCTGGCTGAAGCGCCAGGTGCCGTGGTGTCAGCGTGAGCACCTTCGCCACACTTTGCTCTTGCGAACACCTGCCTCGCGCGCAGCACCATTACCCCGTTTTCGTCAGAGCCCCGGCTGGACGCGAGCAGAGAAACGCGTCAGCTGATTCCATTCAACCCGCAAAAGTTGTCTCGGGTATGCCGCGTACACCGGGAACCTGAATGGCAAAGAGCGAGCCCGAAAGCGGCGCGCTTTTGAGCACGTCCTGCGTGAGCCGCACACGCGCGCTCGTGACATACAGGATGTCGAGATTGGGGCCGCCGAAGCAGCAACTGGTCGGGCGCGGCACCGGCAGGCGGACGCGCGTCATTTCACGGCCCTCGGGATCGAAACGCGCGATGCACCACTCGTCCCACATCGCGATCCAGAGGCAACCCTCTGCGTCGACGGTAAGCCCGTCGGGCGAGCCCGCCGACGCGTCGAACGAGATCAGCGGCTGGCGATTTTCGATCGTGCCGTTGATGAAATCGAAGTCGTACTGGAACACGAGCTTGCGATGCGAATCGGTGAAATACATGCGCGTATTGTCAGGGCTCCAACCTAGACCGTTCGCCACCGTAAAGCCCGTGTCCATCTTGAACCATGAGCCGTCGGGGTCGACCTTGAACAGGTTGCCGCGATTCGGTGCGGCACCCATGTCCATCGTGCCGACCCACAAGCGACCCATGCGGTCGCACTTGCCGTCGTTGTAGCGATTGCCGGGCCGGTCTGCCTCGGGGTGGGACAGACGCGTCAGCGTGCTGCTGTCGTCGAGGGTCATCAGTCCCTTGGGCGTCGCGATCAGCAGTCCGCCCGTTGCCTTCGGAATGACGAGACTCACCATCGAGCCGAGCTTCGTTTCGGTATCCTTGCCCGTCGCCACGTCGAAGCGGTGAATCGCGGGGGTAAGGATGTCGACCCAGTACAACACTTCGTCACGGGGCGACCAGAGCGGGCCTTCGCCGAGCAGCGACGGAATCTGACTGACGCAGCGAACCTCGGCGTTCGAATGCATTTCCGGCTGGCCCTTGGCCGTGATCGACATTGAGCGGCCACCTGCGTTGTGTGAAATCTTGCGGGCTGCGCCAATGACGGCGGCTGACAGACTATGCGCACGCGCCTCATCCAACTGCGCGAAGGTCCCGGAGATCGCGAGCGCGCCGATGGGCCGCTCTTCGAAATCGAAGATGGGCGCAGCCAATGCGACGGTATCCGCGGAGCTTTCGCAGATGGCCAATGCATAGCCACGCGCGCGCGTCAGATCAAGTTCGCTCCTCAGCGCGCCGATCGACGTAATGGTGCGCGGACCGAGCGACGGCAATCCGATCGAGTCCAGCAGTTGCTGTTGCTGGCTCGGATCCAGCCAGGCCATCACCGCCTTGCCCACCGCGCTCGCGTGCAACGCGAGACGCTCACCAACGCCAGGCGAGAGCCGCGCTGACTGGCGCGCCTGCTCGCCGGCGATCACGACGGCGCTATGTCCTTCGAGCACGACCAGATGTACGGCCTCGCCAACCTGATCGCGTAACAGAAGCAGTTCGTCCTGAGCGGCAACCCGCAAGTCGAAGTCGCTCCACACCTCATGCGCCAGTTCGAGAAAACGCAGACCGAGGCGAAAGGTTTTGCCCCCCACGTCGTGCTGGAGCAGTCCTTCACGTTGCAACGTCGCGAGAATGCGATGCAGCGTGGTGCGCGGCATACCGCACGCATGCAGGAGCTGGGCGAAGGTCATCGGCGCTGGCGCCTTCGACACGATGTTCAGGAGCGTCATCGCCTTCTCCAGTACACCGATCCCGCCAGCGCTTTTGTCGGCGGCAACAACGGCAGATGCTGCGGCATCTGCCCGTTTCGGGGCCGCTTGTGTGGCCGGGCGGGGCGTGGCCGGCAGTTTTTCTCTCACAGTGTTCAAGGTGTCGGATCTGCTCGAAATGGAATGCTCTGCGCCGGCATTGTACGCCGAAAGCCTGTTTACACAGGGTGGGTGTTCTATTGGTTGGGCTTATGACCAACCAATCGGGCGGATAGCTGACATAAAAAAGCTCTCTTTCCCTACCGTGTCGGTCAAGAAATTCCATTGATCGGGAATTTCGAATCCAAAATTTTTCACAAATCTGAACGTTTCGCCGCGGCGCAGGCTGCCGTCAATGCACATAAAAACCGCGCCAGATACTGGGTTCGCTTCAAATTCCGCCGTAGCCGGCGGGGTTTTGAGCCGGTATACGGGACACCCCTGGGCAAGTTCTCCTTTATTTTTTTCCATCTAATGGTAGCATTCGCCGCATGTTGTTCCGTTCAATGGAAAATACAGCCGGGGAGACCAGCCCGAATGAAAGTAAAAAAACAGTTGTTCGTCTTGACGATGGCAGCTTTGGGGGCGTCGCCAGCAATGGCGCAATCGAGTCTGACCATGTACGGCATCGTCGACCTGGAGGTCGGCAAGTACGACGGGAGCACTGCGATTCGTGAGAACACCGGGGCGACGAGCCGCTGGGGTTTGAAGGGTACGGAAGACCTCGGCGGTGGATACCGCGCTGTTTTCTGGCTGGAGCAGCAGTTCAATCCGAATAACGGCACGCTCTACAACTCCACTTCGTTCTTCAGCGGGCGATCGACGGTCGGCCTCGAGGGGTGGTTCGGTCACTTCGTGGTGGGGCGCGACGTGAACGCGAGCCACTACGTGGAATCGAGCGCCGATCCGTTTGGTCAGGACGGCGTCGCTGCCGGTTATGGCGCGCGAGGCGGTATCTCGCAGGCAAACGGAGGGCCTGGCCAGATCGATACCGTGCGGACCAACAATTCGGCCAATTACGTCTACACATGGGCCAACCTGACACTGCGCGCGACGGTGGCCGCGCGTGACAGCGCCATCCAGGGAGGCGACGGCAGCATTCCGTATTCGGCGTCGCTCGTCTACGAGGACAAGCGTCTGAAGTTGGGCGCGTCGTGGATTCGTCCGCAAAACTACAACGCGCACTGGGGCTACACGGCGGGTCAGTACGATTTCGGCTTTGCGCGGCTCTATGCCGGCTATGGCTTCGGTCAGAACACCTATCAGCAAATCATGCACAACCAGATGGTGGGTATCGCGATCCCGACTGGGGCGTACGGCATGGTCCGTGGCACGTACTCGCACACCACCGCTTATGGGCACACGATCCAGAGCCGTAGTGTGCTGGGCTACGTGTACTTCCTTTCGAAGCGCACTTCGGTCTACGCCGATGCCCTCTATGACGCCAATGCGGGCAAATATGCGTACCGCACCGCTAGCACGACCGGCGTCAATGGCTGGCAGCCGACCGGCACGTCGTCGAGCGGAACGGGCTTTACGGTGGGCCTGAAGCAGGCATTTTGACCGGACGCGTGGCGCGGCGCGTGTCAGGGATTCCCGATGCCGACATCCCACGAACTCATGTTCAGGAGGCAAATTGATTTCACGCAGACATTTCATCGGCGCGGTGGCGGTCGCGTCCGGATTGACGGCAGCGGGGGCGAAGGCGCAAAGCCGCGGGATCACGTACGTCGGCTGGTCGCAGGAAGAGGCGGCCAGCAAGCCGACGCTTGCCGCGCTGTTCAACGGCTATCGTCAGAGCGCGGGCGTATCGCTCGATACGGTCGGTTATCCATGGGCGCAGATGCAGCAAAACGTGCTGCTTCGTTTGCGCTCGGGCCAGCCCATGGACGTCGTGCAACTGAACGAACGCTGGGTGCCGCAATTCGCGGCAACGAACCGGCTTGTCGATATCGATACTGTGTTTGGCGCGGCGCAGTTGCGCAATCGCATCAGCAAAGGCGTGCTGGAACTCGGAAGTTACCACGGCAAACAGATGGGACTGCCATGGTCGGCCGGGTCGATCGGCATGGTGGCGAACGCGAAAGTGCTGCAGGGCGCGGGCGTTGCAAAGCCGCCTGCAACAGTGGATGAATTCCTGAGTGCACTCAAGGCAATCAGGAAAGCGAATCCGGATGCCGTGCCGTACGCGATGGCCACGAAGAACAACAATGCGTTGAGCCCCGACTTCCAGGTATGGCTATGGACGTTCGGCGGCCACCTGTTCGACAGCAACGGCAAGGTTGCGGTGGGTAGCCCGGCAGGCGTGAAAACGCTCAGTTTCATGGCGAGTCTCGTCAAGGACGGACTGGCAACGAAAGACGTCGACCGGCCGGACGCACGCCGGATGTTCGCGCAGTATCAGACGGGTTTCTATAACGACGCGCCACTCGCACGTGGCTTTGCCCGCAGCAATTCGAGTATCGGTGACAAATTCGACGCGCTCGTGATTGCGATGCCGACGCCGGTGATGCGCGCGGGTGATGTACCGCGCTCGCTTGCGCGGGGGCATCTGCTTAGCATTTTCAGCGACGGCACGCAGAAGATCGATGCGAACTCGCCGCAAGCGAAGCTGCTCGCATATCTCGCGCTCAACGACGATTCGCAGTTGCGCATTTTCAAGGACATTGGACTCTTTCCCGTCACGAACAGCGCGCTCGAGAAGCTGGCTACCGACCCGTACGTATCGGTCTGGTCGACGGCGGCACGCCGCGCAACGCGTGACGAGACGTCGTTCTGGCCGAATGCTGCCGCGCTCACCACGGTGATCGGCGAAGAAGTGCAGGCCGCATTGCTGGCACAGAAGTCACCACAGGAAGCCATTGACAGCATGAGCAAGCGCTTGCAGGAACAGACAGCGGGTATTTCGAGGTTCTGATATGAGTGATGCATCCATCGCGTCCGCGGATCCGCCGCGCGAAGTGCGCCGCCATTCGACGCTCAAGCAGCACGAGCGCCGGGTCGGTGTGGCGCTTGCGCTCCCCGCGCTGGCAGCGTTCGTCGTCGTCATTCTGACTCCGTTTGTGAAGTCCCTGAAGCTGTCGCTGTTCAAATACACGATCGATACGCCGGAGCCGCAATTCGTCGGGTTCGAGAACTTCGCCAGACTGTTTCGCGACCCGGTCATCGTCAACGTGTGCCTGAATACGGTGGTGTTCGTGGTCAGCGCGACGTGCGTGACGTTGGTGATAGCACTTGCGTGGGCGCTAATGATGAATCAGGCCTTCAAGGGACGGGCGTTGGTGCGCGCGGCGTCGCTGCTGCCATGGGTATTGCCGTCTACGGTGACGGCTTTCCTCGCGGCGTGGATCTTCAACGGTCAGTACGGTGTACTCAATGCCATCATGCTTTCGACGGGACTGATATCGGAGCCGGTTATCTGGCTGGCGGAGCGTCACGGCGCGATGGCATGTGTCATCGTCACGAAAGTTTGGCTTTCCGTGCCACTTTTCATGGCGTTTTTTCTCGCCGGCTTGCAAAGCGTTTCGCAGGACCAGGTCGATGCCGCGCGCGTGGATGGCTGTGAGAATTTTGGTGTCTTGAGGCACGTGGTACTGCCGCATCTCGCGCCCACCATCATCATCGTGATGATTCTCGGCGCGATGGGAAACCTGCAGGCGTTCGACGTAATTTACGCGTTGACCCAGGGCGGACCAGTCGGTGCAACCACGATGCTCTCCGTGGAGGTTTACAAGCAGGCGTTCGAGAGCTGGGACATGGGCATGGCATGCGCGATCGGCGTGTTGTGGTTCGTACTGATTGCCGTACCTACGGTGTTCTATCTGCGTGCGCTGTTCAGGCGGGAGTTGTAATGCTGCTCAATCTTCGAACCAGACTGGCCAGAACGACATTCGTAGCGGCATTCGTGGCTATTGCGGCGTTCCTTTTCCTGCCGATCATGTGGATGGTTATGACGTCGATCAAGCCGCAAGGCGAAGTCTTCGTACGATTTCCGTCGTTCTGGCCACATGTGCCGACTTTTGAAAATTATCGGAACCTCTTCG
This window contains:
- a CDS encoding SMP-30/gluconolactonase/LRE family protein, which gives rise to MTLLNIVSKAPAPMTFAQLLHACGMPRTTLHRILATLQREGLLQHDVGGKTFRLGLRFLELAHEVWSDFDLRVAAQDELLLLRDQVGEAVHLVVLEGHSAVVIAGEQARQSARLSPGVGERLALHASAVGKAVMAWLDPSQQQQLLDSIGLPSLGPRTITSIGALRSELDLTRARGYALAICESSADTVALAAPIFDFEERPIGALAISGTFAQLDEARAHSLSAAVIGAARKISHNAGGRSMSITAKGQPEMHSNAEVRCVSQIPSLLGEGPLWSPRDEVLYWVDILTPAIHRFDVATGKDTETKLGSMVSLVIPKATGGLLIATPKGLMTLDDSSTLTRLSHPEADRPGNRYNDGKCDRMGRLWVGTMDMGAAPNRGNLFKVDPDGSWFKMDTGFTVANGLGWSPDNTRMYFTDSHRKLVFQYDFDFINGTIENRQPLISFDASAGSPDGLTVDAEGCLWIAMWDEWCIARFDPEGREMTRVRLPVPRPTSCCFGGPNLDILYVTSARVRLTQDVLKSAPLSGSLFAIQVPGVRGIPETTFAG
- a CDS encoding porin, with translation MKVKKQLFVLTMAALGASPAMAQSSLTMYGIVDLEVGKYDGSTAIRENTGATSRWGLKGTEDLGGGYRAVFWLEQQFNPNNGTLYNSTSFFSGRSTVGLEGWFGHFVVGRDVNASHYVESSADPFGQDGVAAGYGARGGISQANGGPGQIDTVRTNNSANYVYTWANLTLRATVAARDSAIQGGDGSIPYSASLVYEDKRLKLGASWIRPQNYNAHWGYTAGQYDFGFARLYAGYGFGQNTYQQIMHNQMVGIAIPTGAYGMVRGTYSHTTAYGHTIQSRSVLGYVYFLSKRTSVYADALYDANAGKYAYRTASTTGVNGWQPTGTSSSGTGFTVGLKQAF
- a CDS encoding ABC transporter substrate-binding protein, producing MISRRHFIGAVAVASGLTAAGAKAQSRGITYVGWSQEEAASKPTLAALFNGYRQSAGVSLDTVGYPWAQMQQNVLLRLRSGQPMDVVQLNERWVPQFAATNRLVDIDTVFGAAQLRNRISKGVLELGSYHGKQMGLPWSAGSIGMVANAKVLQGAGVAKPPATVDEFLSALKAIRKANPDAVPYAMATKNNNALSPDFQVWLWTFGGHLFDSNGKVAVGSPAGVKTLSFMASLVKDGLATKDVDRPDARRMFAQYQTGFYNDAPLARGFARSNSSIGDKFDALVIAMPTPVMRAGDVPRSLARGHLLSIFSDGTQKIDANSPQAKLLAYLALNDDSQLRIFKDIGLFPVTNSALEKLATDPYVSVWSTAARRATRDETSFWPNAAALTTVIGEEVQAALLAQKSPQEAIDSMSKRLQEQTAGISRF
- a CDS encoding carbohydrate ABC transporter permease translates to MSDASIASADPPREVRRHSTLKQHERRVGVALALPALAAFVVVILTPFVKSLKLSLFKYTIDTPEPQFVGFENFARLFRDPVIVNVCLNTVVFVVSATCVTLVIALAWALMMNQAFKGRALVRAASLLPWVLPSTVTAFLAAWIFNGQYGVLNAIMLSTGLISEPVIWLAERHGAMACVIVTKVWLSVPLFMAFFLAGLQSVSQDQVDAARVDGCENFGVLRHVVLPHLAPTIIIVMILGAMGNLQAFDVIYALTQGGPVGATTMLSVEVYKQAFESWDMGMACAIGVLWFVLIAVPTVFYLRALFRREL